From the Pontibaca methylaminivorans genome, the window AAAGGCGCGGTAAAGTCCCTCGGCATGGGGCCAGATCTTGCGCGCGAGAAAACAGGACGACCGGCGCAGCAGTTGCAGGTGATCGTCGTAAAAGACATGCGGCTTGCCCTGGAAGTCGAACCGCGACAGGGTGAGCGAGCGGCTTTCGATCCGCCCGGAGTGGCGCCGGGCGAGACTCTGATAATAGCTCTCGTCCGGGATCCAGACCTGCCGGAAGTAGCGCTCGAATTCGGCCCGGCGCGGGTCGGTCAGGATCGCCCGGAGGGTGGCGCCGGTCAGACACCACCACTGGCTGCCCATGTGCGGCCGGATGCCTGCGGGAATGCGGCGGTGCCACCCGATCCGGCGCTGGATGTTCACCGCGCAATCGAACAGCCGGCGGTGTTTCTTCCAGGCAAAGGGAAAGCGCAGGGTGAACCGCTCCTCGTCCAGCCCGCCAACCGTCCATGGGACTTCGGCGGTGGTCGCGCTTTCGATGAAATCGGTGTCGGGATGGCGGGCGAGATAGGCAATCAGTTCACTAACGGGGCGCAGCGGCAGGCAGGAGCCCGAGGTCAGCAGCACATGACCAAGATCACCGTGTCGGGCCAGCAGGAGCCCGGCCGCCGACTGGGTTGCGGCCACGATCCCCCATGTGCCCCATTCGCAACGGTGGCGTTCGCAGAACTGCACCAGAGGGTCATCCCCGAGCGCGCTGCGGAGCGCGTCGAAATCCGTCTGGCCGGTGTTCGCATCGACATGGATCACCACCGGGCAGCCGGCGGCGCGCCAGTGGCGGGCGACCTGTGCTGCGCGCCCGAGCGCATCATGCACCAGCATGATCACGCCAAGGCTCATGCCCAGTTGCCTTTCGACATGAGGCCAAGGATTTCGAGCTGGCGCCAGTTGATATATTGCTCGGACCAGCGGCACCAGAGTTCGGGCTCGTCGGCGAGTGCCTCGGCATAGGCCCGGTATTCGACCGATCCGGCGTAATGCTGGTTGCGATGCAGTTCTTCCCTGGCCTTTGCGCCGAACGTGTCCAGAAACTTGGTATGGAGCAGAAGCCCCGAGGTCTTGTTCCCGCCCCATTCGTCATAGACGAGGTTCAGCCCGCGGGGCAGCAGCATGTGGGTCGAACTGACATAGGCAAAGCGGCGGTCCCATTTCACCAGCGGGATCTTGTTCAGCGCCGGCGCGCGCGCGGGCTGGTCGGCGAAGAACACGCGACCGCGCGGCCCACCCTGGATCCAGAGGTTGCGGAACATGGGATTGCGCTTGAGCGTATAGTTTCCGCTGTCGAACCAGCAGGCGATGTCCAGCGGATTCTGCCCCGCCCGGTAGGGCTGCGCATCCAGCTTTCCCTTCGGATACATGTCAAGCAGCATGGCCCCGAAGGATTTGATCGAGGACGCGTCGAGCCAGTCGGTCAGCGCGCGGAGCGGCCGGCTGTCGCAGAAGGGATAGATCAGGAATTCGTCGGGATCGACCACGAGGCACCAGTGTCCATGACCGAACCGCGCCTGCAGCCCGTTCAGCCAGTCCACCCCGAACCGCGCCTGCCGATAGCTTGCCCGCGTGTGCCAGAGCGAGACATCGGGCTGCGCTGCAAGGAAATCGCGCGATCCGTCGCTGCTGTCGTTGTCTATGATCAGGAAATGCCCGATCCCCAGGTCGCGATAGTATTTCAGGAAATAGGGCAGGCGGACCTGTTCGTTGCGCAGGGTCGAGAACAGCAGCAGGTCATCGCGGCGGATGGCCCCGGTCCGGTCCGCGACCGGGGCGAGGTCGCGCCGCCGCAATCTTGCGCGCAGACGTGCGGCTTCGCGCTCGATCCGCAGGCGGTATGACACGGGCATCTGCAAAGCCGGCTATCGCACTTGTTACCATGCGGACACTTCCGTGCCGCCACAAAAACAACTCAGAACCAGTCCGAAGTGATCGTCCCAGGCGGGTGCCGGAAAACATTCGGGAGCA encodes:
- a CDS encoding glycosyltransferase family 2 protein, coding for MPVSYRLRIEREAARLRARLRRRDLAPVADRTGAIRRDDLLLFSTLRNEQVRLPYFLKYYRDLGIGHFLIIDNDSSDGSRDFLAAQPDVSLWHTRASYRQARFGVDWLNGLQARFGHGHWCLVVDPDEFLIYPFCDSRPLRALTDWLDASSIKSFGAMLLDMYPKGKLDAQPYRAGQNPLDIACWFDSGNYTLKRNPMFRNLWIQGGPRGRVFFADQPARAPALNKIPLVKWDRRFAYVSSTHMLLPRGLNLVYDEWGGNKTSGLLLHTKFLDTFGAKAREELHRNQHYAGSVEYRAYAEALADEPELWCRWSEQYINWRQLEILGLMSKGNWA